From a single Calothrix sp. NIES-2098 genomic region:
- a CDS encoding putative acetyltransferase, producing MQVILETERLILRQFTEADVDNLFELDSDPEVVKWTTNLGQSTPYSVVKTEVLPEIIQYYGKYNNYGYWAAIEKSSQAFIGWFLLRHIIHNSDFNPQVVNADDIELGYRLKKAAWGNGYATEGSKALIKKAFSEGVERVVAVAFAANLASIRVMEKAGLTIQTKVIYEDNNQEVVIYSINKKYLLQITIE from the coding sequence ATGCAAGTTATTTTAGAAACTGAAAGATTGATATTGCGTCAATTTACAGAAGCTGATGTTGACAATTTATTTGAATTAGACAGCGATCCTGAAGTTGTCAAATGGACAACAAATTTAGGGCAATCGACTCCATACTCGGTTGTAAAAACAGAAGTTTTACCTGAGATTATTCAGTATTATGGTAAATATAATAATTACGGTTATTGGGCAGCAATAGAAAAATCAAGTCAAGCGTTTATTGGCTGGTTTCTCCTTAGACATATTATTCACAACTCTGACTTCAATCCTCAAGTTGTTAATGCTGATGATATTGAGTTAGGGTATCGTCTAAAAAAAGCTGCTTGGGGTAATGGTTATGCTACTGAAGGGTCAAAAGCATTAATAAAAAAGGCTTTTTCTGAAGGAGTAGAACGTGTAGTTGCGGTTGCTTTTGCTGCAAATTTAGCATCAATTCGCGTTATGGAAAAAGCTGGGTTAACGATTCAAACGAAAGTAATTTATGAAGATAATAATCAAGAAGTTGTAATCTACAGTATTAATAAAAAATATTTACTACAAATAACAATTGAATAA
- the fecC gene encoding iron(III) dicitrate ABC transporter permease protein FecC, whose translation MSKRYVNYLKLCILMAITLLLIAACHQNFYQNTSEAQSKLPVAECRLVKHELGESCVPLKPQRVIVTEQLALEIALALGIKPIAAPESAFVANKANFLGDKMAGITYIGKERELNIEKIVHLRPDLILSVYGLTPETYKLFSQIAPTVEVKYVQVKWKDCLRNMGAVLGKTEKVEQLLTQYNRRIEEIKDLLGEKIAKIKISVSRFHGQVLLPEFRSQYSFPVSILGDIGLSIPVTQSRLVNSPEEPLIILSLESINLLDADILFVAVDPGAKELFQKYQNSELWQTLKVVQNQQVHLVDSSYWIFGNILSANAILDDLLKYLAKAP comes from the coding sequence ATGAGTAAAAGATATGTTAATTATTTGAAACTGTGTATTTTGATGGCTATCACCTTATTGCTAATTGCTGCTTGCCATCAAAATTTTTATCAAAATACAAGTGAAGCTCAATCAAAGTTACCAGTAGCTGAATGTCGCTTAGTTAAACATGAATTAGGCGAGAGTTGTGTGCCTCTAAAACCCCAAAGGGTAATTGTGACTGAGCAATTAGCTTTAGAAATTGCATTAGCACTGGGAATTAAACCAATAGCTGCACCAGAATCAGCTTTTGTAGCTAATAAAGCAAATTTTTTAGGCGACAAAATGGCAGGTATAACTTATATAGGTAAGGAGAGAGAGTTAAATATAGAAAAAATTGTACATTTACGTCCAGATTTAATTCTCAGTGTATATGGGCTAACGCCAGAAACTTATAAATTATTTTCGCAAATTGCCCCGACAGTTGAGGTGAAATATGTTCAAGTTAAGTGGAAAGATTGTTTACGAAATATGGGGGCAGTACTAGGTAAAACTGAAAAGGTAGAACAATTATTAACTCAATACAATCGACGAATTGAAGAAATAAAAGATTTATTAGGCGAGAAAATAGCAAAGATAAAAATTTCTGTGAGCCGCTTTCACGGACAAGTATTACTTCCTGAGTTTCGTTCGCAATATTCTTTTCCTGTGAGTATTTTAGGGGACATAGGGCTATCCATACCAGTTACTCAAAGTCGGTTAGTGAATAGTCCGGAAGAACCTTTGATTATTTTGAGTTTAGAAAGCATAAATTTACTGGATGCTGATATTTTATTTGTAGCTGTAGACCCTGGAGCTAAAGAATTATTCCAAAAATATCAAAATTCGGAACTTTGGCAGACTCTTAAGGTAGTTCAAAATCAGCAAGTTCATTTAGTTGATTCTAGTTACTGGATTTTTGGCAATATTCTCTCCGCCAATGCTATTTTAGATGATTTACTTAAATACCTGGCAAAAGCTCCATGA
- a CDS encoding ferrichrome-iron receptor — MQLELLLQSLLNTGSVQGATRMKSGLMSEIRSVGLALAVISSLVQPAHAATPTTELSSIDRQKSHSTSAAQLLVQNSDVAAKVTGVKINSTDKGIEVILETANAEALKPVSNNQGNSFIADIPNAVLALPEGGNFTQNNPSPGIVSVSVTQTNTNTLRLTVIGEGGLPNTELFDGDEGLIFAVTPVASATQAPQPTPSASQTITEVTAIQLNPTNNGLEIILATPDGEKLQVSPKSENNTYIADIQTAQLRLSTGNTFRQAQPIAGVSEVTVSNFDANTVRVSVIGVDTIPKVELFDSDRGLIFGIAQTLTQPTQPEQPSASDEPIELTATGEQDGYRAQESSTATKIDVPLRDIPASVQVVPKEVIQDRQVVRLNELADNVSGVRSLETYGGLASQGYFIRGFATGFETLRDGFKDSGFISPRDVSSIERVEFLKGPASVLYGSASSPGGVVNTITKQPLLDPFYQINGTIGSYDFYRTSIDLTGPLLENRSALYRLNAAYENAGSFRDFVNNESTYIGPIITFKAGDNTNISLGYEYQKYDYTFDRGLPNNNRVVFDLPISRFLGEPNLNRGEFTSNNFTYVLESKFGHNNDWKFRQGFNIINVSGSAGGVQPNSINDDGITVSRTYRVSNDEQENISFQNEISGKFNTGSIRHNILVGLELSNYRYQYDFYRGTISDLDIFNPIYGAQPESVSRAFFEEYGGDNIALYFQNLVEITPNLKLLAGGRFDWVDSFYRDLETGTTYNETSDFEFSPRVGIVYQPTDSTSIYASWTNSFNPQIFGRNRNNEAFQPETAEQFEVGIKQEFFGNRLSATLAYFDITKKNVLTTDPIDPDFSIQTGEQKSSGVELDIVGELIPGWKIIGTYTYTDAYVSQDNNPSLVNNRLVGVPYHSASLWTTYELQKGNLQGLGLGLGLVYVGERESDLPNNIEIPSYLRTDASIFYKKENWRAALNFKNVFDTKYYESQNFYIVPAAPFTVLGTISFEF; from the coding sequence ATGCAGCTAGAGCTTTTACTTCAAAGCCTGTTAAATACAGGTTCAGTCCAAGGAGCAACAAGAATGAAGTCTGGGTTAATGAGTGAGATACGTTCAGTAGGATTAGCATTAGCGGTAATTAGCAGCTTGGTACAACCAGCCCATGCAGCCACACCAACAACAGAACTATCTTCTATTGATAGGCAGAAATCTCACTCTACCAGCGCCGCACAATTGCTCGTACAAAACAGCGATGTAGCTGCTAAAGTTACAGGCGTGAAAATAAATTCTACAGATAAAGGTATTGAAGTTATTTTAGAAACTGCCAATGCAGAAGCACTCAAACCAGTCAGCAATAATCAAGGCAACAGTTTTATAGCCGATATACCCAATGCAGTCCTAGCACTACCCGAAGGTGGAAACTTTACCCAAAATAATCCATCACCAGGCATTGTATCTGTTAGCGTTACTCAAACTAACACCAATACTCTGAGATTGACAGTAATCGGAGAGGGAGGTTTACCCAACACAGAGTTATTTGATGGTGATGAGGGTTTAATTTTTGCAGTCACACCAGTTGCATCTGCCACTCAAGCACCACAACCAACACCATCAGCATCTCAAACCATTACAGAAGTCACAGCAATCCAACTGAATCCTACCAATAACGGTTTGGAAATCATCTTGGCAACACCTGATGGTGAGAAATTGCAAGTATCGCCTAAGAGTGAAAACAACACCTATATTGCCGACATCCAAACAGCTCAACTGCGGCTATCCACAGGTAATACATTCCGCCAAGCACAACCTATTGCAGGAGTGAGTGAAGTCACAGTCAGTAACTTCGATGCCAACACTGTTAGAGTGTCTGTAATTGGAGTAGATACTATTCCCAAGGTGGAGTTATTTGATAGCGATCGAGGTTTAATTTTTGGTATAGCCCAAACACTAACCCAACCAACCCAACCAGAACAACCATCAGCCTCTGATGAACCAATAGAGTTAACAGCCACAGGCGAACAAGATGGATATCGAGCGCAAGAGTCATCAACCGCCACAAAAATAGATGTGCCATTACGCGACATACCTGCATCTGTACAGGTAGTACCCAAAGAAGTTATTCAAGACCGCCAAGTAGTCAGACTCAACGAACTAGCAGACAACGTTAGTGGTGTACGTAGTCTAGAGACCTATGGTGGACTTGCATCTCAAGGTTACTTCATTCGCGGTTTTGCAACAGGCTTTGAAACCCTACGTGATGGCTTTAAAGATTCTGGCTTTATCAGTCCGCGTGATGTTTCTAGCATCGAACGTGTAGAATTCCTCAAAGGCCCAGCATCAGTGCTGTATGGTAGCGCCAGTAGTCCTGGTGGTGTGGTCAACACCATTACTAAACAGCCGCTATTAGACCCTTTCTATCAAATCAATGGCACTATTGGCAGCTACGACTTTTATCGAACATCAATTGATTTGACTGGCCCGCTTCTAGAAAATCGCTCTGCTCTCTACCGCTTGAATGCAGCTTATGAAAACGCTGGCAGTTTTCGTGATTTTGTAAATAACGAAAGTACCTATATCGGCCCAATAATTACCTTTAAAGCCGGAGACAATACAAATATTAGCTTGGGTTATGAATACCAAAAGTATGACTACACTTTTGACCGAGGTTTACCAAATAATAATAGAGTAGTTTTCGACCTCCCCATCAGCCGCTTTTTAGGCGAACCTAACCTCAATCGAGGTGAATTTACATCTAATAATTTTACCTACGTTCTAGAAAGCAAATTTGGACACAACAATGACTGGAAATTCCGCCAAGGATTTAACATTATTAATGTTAGCGGTAGTGCAGGCGGTGTTCAACCTAATTCGATCAATGATGATGGTATAACAGTTAGCCGAACATATCGAGTGAGTAATGATGAACAGGAAAACATTTCATTTCAAAATGAAATTAGTGGCAAATTTAATACAGGCTCGATTCGGCATAATATCCTTGTAGGCTTGGAGTTATCTAATTACCGCTATCAATACGACTTTTATCGAGGAACTATTTCCGATTTAGATATTTTTAACCCGATTTATGGCGCGCAGCCAGAATCTGTGTCACGAGCATTTTTTGAGGAGTATGGTGGAGACAATATTGCCCTATATTTCCAAAATTTAGTGGAAATTACACCTAATCTGAAATTGTTAGCTGGGGGACGTTTTGACTGGGTTGATTCCTTTTACAGAGATTTAGAAACTGGCACAACCTACAATGAAACTTCAGATTTTGAATTTTCGCCAAGAGTTGGGATAGTTTATCAACCTACTGATTCCACCTCAATTTATGCCAGTTGGACAAATTCCTTCAATCCGCAAATATTTGGGAGAAATCGTAATAACGAAGCATTTCAACCAGAAACAGCAGAACAATTTGAAGTTGGAATTAAACAAGAATTTTTTGGCAATCGCTTGTCAGCAACTTTAGCTTACTTTGATATCACCAAGAAAAACGTTTTGACTACTGACCCTATAGATCCTGATTTCAGTATTCAAACAGGCGAACAAAAAAGTAGTGGTGTGGAACTCGATATAGTGGGAGAACTTATTCCTGGCTGGAAAATAATTGGCACCTATACTTATACAGATGCCTATGTCAGCCAAGATAATAACCCTTCATTAGTCAATAATAGATTAGTTGGCGTACCCTACCACAGTGCTAGTTTGTGGACTACTTACGAATTGCAAAAAGGTAATTTACAAGGTTTAGGACTAGGATTGGGTCTAGTTTATGTTGGCGAGAGAGAATCCGATTTGCCAAATAATATCGAAATTCCTTCTTATTTGCGAACAGATGCCAGTATTTTCTATAAAAAGGAGAATTGGCGAGCAGCGCTCAACTTTAAGAACGTATTTGATACTAAATATTACGAGTCTCAAAACTTCTACATTGTTCCAGCCGCACCATTCACCGTTTTAGGAACTATTTCTTTCGAGTTTTAA
- a CDS encoding taurine catabolism dioxygenase TauD/TfdA: protein MEAVNVSNNLRLKRRQGINLVAAELVEIKPLFANRTLPMLCQPIVEGVNLSTWAVNNQELINTNLLWHGGILFRNFSVKEIAEFENFIQVVSGDLLEYRDRSSPRSAIQGKIYTSTDYPADQSIFLHSENSYAASWPLKIFFHCVTPAQQSGETPIADTRRLFQKINPKICDRFIEKGVMYIRNFGDGFGLPWQTVFQTENPAEVEEFCHSNNIEFEWKPGNRLRTRSTRQAVATHPKTGETVWFNHAAFFHVTTLDTKIRTALLAEFSEADLPHNTYYGDASPIEIEVLDAIRSVYQQETVIFPWQAGDILMLDNMLTAHGRHPFIGKRKVVVGMSEIFSN from the coding sequence ATGGAAGCTGTAAATGTGTCGAACAATTTAAGGTTGAAAAGACGGCAAGGTATCAATCTTGTAGCGGCAGAATTGGTAGAAATAAAGCCTCTGTTTGCCAATCGTACTTTACCCATGTTATGTCAACCAATTGTAGAAGGTGTCAATTTATCGACGTGGGCAGTTAATAATCAAGAATTAATTAATACAAATTTACTTTGGCATGGAGGTATACTATTTCGGAATTTTTCAGTTAAAGAAATTGCAGAATTTGAAAATTTTATCCAGGTTGTTTCCGGAGATTTATTAGAATACCGCGATCGCTCTTCTCCTCGGAGTGCAATTCAAGGTAAAATCTACACATCTACTGACTATCCGGCTGACCAAAGTATTTTTCTGCATAGTGAAAACTCCTACGCTGCTAGTTGGCCTTTAAAGATTTTCTTTCACTGCGTCACGCCAGCACAACAAAGTGGTGAAACTCCCATTGCAGATACGCGGAGATTATTCCAAAAGATTAACCCAAAAATTTGCGATCGCTTCATTGAAAAAGGCGTGATGTACATCCGTAACTTTGGTGATGGTTTTGGTTTACCTTGGCAAACCGTATTTCAAACCGAAAACCCAGCCGAAGTAGAAGAATTTTGCCATAGCAATAATATTGAATTTGAGTGGAAACCAGGAAATCGCTTGCGAACTCGTAGCACTAGACAAGCAGTGGCTACACATCCTAAAACTGGTGAAACTGTTTGGTTTAATCATGCAGCTTTCTTTCATGTCACTACTTTAGATACCAAAATTCGCACTGCATTGTTAGCAGAATTTTCAGAAGCAGATTTGCCACACAATACCTATTACGGTGATGCTTCGCCAATTGAAATTGAAGTTTTAGATGCAATTCGTAGCGTCTATCAACAAGAAACTGTAATTTTTCCTTGGCAAGCTGGAGATATTTTAATGCTCGATAATATGCTGACAGCGCACGGAAGACATCCATTTATCGGCAAGCGAAAAGTTGTAGTCGGAATGTCAGAAATCTTCAGCAATTAA
- a CDS encoding AMP-dependent synthetase and ligase — MTQYVEDLEKKACNFSTVVELLRYRSIEQANTVAFTFLHDGEGQEATLTYQELDRHSRAIASQLQILGLNGERALLLYPPGIDYLPAFFGCLYAGVVAVPAYPPRNQRNTPRILAILQDAQTAVILTTTAILSQLQSLLADKFDLDSIHWLTTNNLAPDIEEAWQEPDINRETLAFLQYTSGSTGTPKGVMLAHSNLLHNAEVTRQYMEHTSNSKFVTWLPVYHDMGLIGGVLQPLYGGFPCIMMPPAAFLQRPYRWLEAISRYRGTTSGAPNFAYELCIEKITPEQRSTLDLSSWTVAFNGAEPIRHETLERFAHRFAECGFRPEAFYPCYGMAEATLMVSGSVKSALAVCKNINKTALENNYIIDAGFDADNSTKLVSCGRSVPQQQIVIVNSETLTRCQDREVGEIWVSGTSIGRGYWNRQEETEQTFQAFLQDTKAGPFLRTGDLGFVDNGEVFITGRAKDLIIIRGRNLYPQDIELCAEHSHPALRLGSSAAFAIEVKNQEKLVVVQELEFRAKPNLEEVTAAIRQAVSQEFEVQVYAVVLIKPGTIPKTSSGKIQRRATKAEFLAGTLNVVQSSVLDSANVSLLKAQPKNITTYLRQLVAQVLSVPLEQVNIQQPLSNLGIDSLQAFDIKNCIQQEFGVVISAVDLFDASIAQIIEQVLATETTPTSQQLQPVSRNGELPLCLAQERLWFLDKLEPGNPFYNVAIAIQLTGKLNPAILEQSLNEIIKRHESLRTSFPAIDGRPIQVIHESLKLKLAVLQNCDSDIQNIILQETQQPFNLSQLPLLRAKLIHQKEDEHILLISIHHIIADGWSLGVLIQELATIYAAFSIGKPSPLAELSIQYADYAYWQREWLKTDVLQPQLEYWKQQLSNSTPLLQLPTDRPRPAIQKFQGKKEFFTIAGDIKPALKHLNQQEGVTLFMTLLAVFKTLLYCYTKQADILVGSPVVGRNWQETENLIGFFINTLVFRTDFSDNPSFREMLQRLRACALDAYAHQDLPFEKLVEELQPERNLSYNPLFQVMFILQNAPIPAIELTDLTMHPQEVDVGTSKFDLKFSIWETSAGFQGSMEYKTDLFNAATITSMNNNFEILLRQVVEQPETRVQELAQIIAQADREQRIIQEEKLEKTSAQKLKLTKRKAINKV, encoded by the coding sequence ATGACTCAATATGTCGAAGATTTAGAAAAAAAGGCCTGTAATTTTTCTACAGTCGTAGAGCTGCTGCGTTATAGGTCTATAGAGCAAGCAAATACTGTGGCTTTTACCTTTTTGCACGATGGTGAAGGGCAAGAGGCGACTCTTACTTACCAAGAGTTAGATCGACATAGTAGAGCGATCGCATCTCAATTACAAATCTTAGGCCTAAACGGTGAGCGTGCCTTACTTCTTTACCCGCCTGGCATAGATTACTTACCAGCCTTTTTTGGCTGTCTATATGCTGGAGTGGTAGCAGTACCAGCGTACCCACCACGCAACCAACGCAACACCCCTAGAATCTTAGCGATTTTGCAAGATGCACAAACAGCAGTCATTCTGACAACAACGGCTATCTTGTCGCAGTTGCAGTCTTTATTAGCTGATAAATTCGATCTAGATAGTATTCATTGGCTGACTACCAATAACCTCGCACCAGATATAGAAGAGGCTTGGCAAGAACCTGATATTAATAGAGAAACTCTGGCATTTTTACAGTATACTTCCGGTTCTACTGGTACACCCAAAGGTGTGATGCTTGCTCATAGCAACTTACTACATAATGCTGAGGTGACGCGCCAGTATATGGAACATACTTCTAATAGTAAGTTTGTGACTTGGCTGCCTGTATATCACGATATGGGATTGATTGGAGGTGTATTGCAACCTCTATATGGTGGTTTTCCTTGTATAATGATGCCGCCAGCAGCCTTTCTCCAACGTCCTTACCGATGGTTAGAGGCTATTTCCCGTTATCGAGGAACCACAAGCGGCGCTCCTAACTTTGCCTACGAACTTTGTATTGAAAAAATTACCCCCGAACAACGTTCAACTTTAGATTTAAGCAGTTGGACTGTGGCTTTTAATGGCGCAGAACCAATTCGCCACGAGACTTTAGAGAGATTTGCTCACAGATTTGCTGAATGTGGCTTTCGTCCAGAGGCTTTTTATCCTTGTTATGGAATGGCAGAGGCGACTCTGATGGTTTCTGGTAGCGTTAAGTCTGCATTAGCGGTATGCAAGAACATCAATAAAACCGCTTTAGAGAATAACTATATAATTGATGCGGGATTTGACGCAGATAACTCAACAAAATTAGTCAGCTGCGGTCGCAGCGTCCCACAACAGCAGATTGTCATTGTTAACTCAGAAACTTTAACTCGCTGTCAAGATAGAGAAGTAGGGGAAATTTGGGTATCTGGCACTAGCATTGGCAGAGGCTATTGGAATCGTCAAGAAGAGACAGAACAAACTTTTCAAGCCTTTTTGCAAGACACAAAAGCAGGGCCTTTTTTACGCACAGGTGACTTAGGCTTTGTGGATAATGGGGAAGTCTTTATTACAGGTAGAGCCAAAGATTTAATTATTATTCGCGGACGCAACCTTTACCCACAAGATATTGAACTGTGCGCCGAACACTCTCATCCGGCTTTACGTTTGGGTAGTAGTGCTGCATTTGCTATTGAGGTAAAGAACCAAGAGAAGTTGGTAGTGGTGCAAGAGTTGGAATTTCGCGCCAAACCAAATCTAGAAGAAGTTACGGCTGCTATTCGTCAGGCGGTGTCTCAAGAATTTGAGGTGCAGGTTTATGCAGTGGTGTTAATTAAACCTGGTACTATTCCCAAAACCTCTAGTGGGAAAATTCAACGTCGCGCCACGAAAGCAGAATTTTTAGCGGGTACTCTCAACGTTGTGCAAAGCAGTGTTTTGGATAGCGCTAATGTGAGTTTGTTAAAAGCACAACCAAAAAATATCACAACTTACCTGCGACAGTTAGTAGCGCAAGTCTTATCAGTACCCTTAGAGCAGGTAAATATTCAACAACCTCTGAGCAATTTGGGTATAGATTCCTTACAAGCATTTGATATCAAAAACTGCATTCAGCAAGAATTTGGAGTAGTGATTTCGGCTGTAGATTTGTTTGATGCTAGTATCGCTCAAATAATTGAGCAGGTTTTAGCTACAGAGACAACCCCTACGAGCCAGCAATTACAACCCGTATCGCGTAATGGTGAATTACCTTTGTGTTTAGCGCAAGAGCGTTTATGGTTTCTTGACAAGTTAGAACCGGGGAATCCTTTTTATAATGTTGCGATCGCGATTCAACTAACTGGTAAACTTAATCCAGCGATCCTCGAACAAAGTCTCAACGAAATCATCAAGCGGCATGAGAGCTTACGGACAAGCTTTCCGGCTATAGATGGCAGACCGATTCAAGTGATTCACGAGAGTCTAAAACTCAAATTAGCAGTATTGCAAAATTGCGATTCTGATATTCAAAATATAATTCTGCAAGAAACTCAGCAACCGTTTAACCTTTCTCAACTACCGCTATTAAGAGCAAAACTAATACATCAAAAAGAAGACGAGCATATTTTACTAATTAGCATCCATCATATCATTGCTGATGGGTGGTCGCTTGGGGTGCTAATTCAAGAACTAGCAACAATTTATGCCGCGTTTTCTATTGGTAAACCTTCCCCTTTAGCAGAACTGAGCATTCAATATGCAGATTATGCTTATTGGCAAAGAGAATGGTTAAAAACAGATGTTCTTCAACCTCAATTAGAGTATTGGAAACAACAACTTAGTAATAGTACACCTTTACTTCAACTTCCGACTGATAGACCTAGACCAGCAATTCAAAAATTCCAAGGTAAAAAAGAATTTTTCACTATTGCGGGAGATATTAAGCCAGCATTAAAACATTTAAACCAACAAGAAGGTGTAACTTTATTTATGACATTATTAGCAGTGTTTAAAACATTGCTTTACTGTTACACTAAACAAGCAGATATCTTAGTAGGTTCGCCCGTCGTCGGTCGTAACTGGCAAGAAACAGAAAACTTAATTGGCTTTTTTATTAATACTTTAGTCTTCCGTACAGACTTTAGTGATAATCCCAGTTTTCGAGAAATGTTGCAACGTTTACGTGCTTGTGCGTTAGATGCTTATGCACATCAAGATTTACCTTTTGAGAAACTGGTAGAAGAGTTACAACCAGAACGCAATCTGAGTTATAATCCTTTATTTCAAGTAATGTTTATTTTGCAAAATGCACCCATACCAGCGATAGAACTTACCGATTTGACGATGCATCCTCAAGAGGTGGATGTTGGAACTTCTAAGTTTGATTTGAAATTTAGTATTTGGGAAACCTCAGCAGGTTTTCAAGGCTCGATGGAGTATAAAACAGATTTGTTTAATGCTGCAACTATTACCAGCATGAATAATAATTTTGAAATCCTTCTGCGTCAGGTTGTAGAACAGCCTGAGACGAGAGTACAAGAACTAGCCCAAATTATTGCCCAAGCTGATAGAGAACAACGCATCATCCAAGAAGAAAAGCTAGAAAAAACTTCTGCTCAAAAGCTGAAATTAACCAAGCGAAAAGCCATCAATAAAGTGTAA
- a CDS encoding hypothetical protein (similar to macrolide efflux protein): protein MHIKTENEATNLRNFIIIWIGQLVSAMGSSMTSFAVNIWVWELTDRATSLTMLSFFSMLPSIAIALVSGIIVDRYNRKLLMVLGDTVSAISTIVIIVLYLTHNLEIWHLYITSAVNRAFSELQSLAYSASLSLMVPKKHYSRASSLEFFSHYGSQILAPAFAAYLYHIIGLVGISLIDMLTFICAVTSVILVKIPQPRSAELENQNIKNIWHQLIVGWRYIYVHKSLLALLITGVIFWFFHDLGGSLYTPMILSRSHNDTLLLGSLSSAAGLGGVIGALAMSTWGGPKRQIQGFLWGIVGAGMSKTLFGLANTNFMWIGAQFCSSLNFPLNGSSENAIWLAKVPTHVQGRVFATRSLLLQLFSAIAYLIAGPLADRVFEPAMKPNGQLAWLFSNIFGTDRGAGMALLYVICSLFMLLVGVLGFNIRLLRSIE from the coding sequence ATGCACATAAAAACTGAAAATGAAGCAACCAATCTGCGTAATTTTATTATTATTTGGATTGGACAATTAGTATCAGCTATGGGCAGCAGCATGACCAGCTTTGCTGTGAATATTTGGGTCTGGGAACTTACAGATCGGGCTACTTCACTAACAATGCTGAGTTTCTTTTCGATGTTGCCTAGTATAGCGATCGCACTTGTGAGTGGAATAATTGTTGACCGTTATAACCGGAAGTTATTAATGGTTTTGGGCGACACAGTATCTGCAATTTCCACTATTGTTATTATTGTCCTCTATTTAACACATAATTTAGAAATTTGGCATCTTTATATCACTAGCGCCGTTAACCGAGCATTCAGTGAATTACAATCCCTAGCTTACTCTGCTTCTTTGAGTTTAATGGTGCCTAAAAAACATTATTCCCGCGCTAGTAGTTTAGAATTTTTCTCGCATTACGGTTCTCAAATTTTGGCTCCAGCTTTTGCAGCCTATCTTTACCATATCATTGGTTTAGTTGGCATTTCCTTAATTGATATGCTGACTTTTATCTGTGCAGTTACTAGTGTAATTTTAGTCAAAATTCCCCAACCAAGATCGGCAGAATTAGAAAACCAAAATATAAAAAATATTTGGCATCAATTAATTGTTGGTTGGCGTTATATATACGTACATAAAAGCCTGTTAGCTTTATTAATTACGGGAGTCATATTTTGGTTTTTTCACGATCTGGGTGGTTCTCTGTACACACCGATGATATTGTCGCGATCGCACAACGATACTCTGTTGTTAGGTAGTTTATCTTCTGCCGCAGGTTTAGGTGGTGTAATCGGCGCGTTGGCTATGAGTACGTGGGGAGGGCCGAAGCGCCAGATTCAGGGTTTTCTTTGGGGTATTGTCGGCGCAGGTATGAGTAAAACTTTGTTTGGCTTGGCAAATACAAATTTTATGTGGATTGGCGCTCAATTTTGCTCATCTCTGAATTTTCCTTTAAATGGGAGTTCGGAAAATGCTATTTGGTTAGCAAAGGTTCCGACTCATGTACAGGGGCGAGTTTTTGCAACGCGATCGCTACTTTTACAGTTATTCTCAGCTATAGCCTATTTAATCGCCGGGCCTCTAGCCGATCGAGTTTTTGAACCAGCTATGAAACCAAATGGTCAGCTAGCATGGCTTTTTAGCAATATATTTGGCACAGATCGAGGCGCTGGTATGGCACTTTTATATGTTATCTGTTCTTTATTCATGTTGCTGGTGGGTGTATTGGGATTTAATATCCGTCTGTTACGCAGTATAGAATAA